The genomic region TGGTTGACGCTGAAATTCGGACAGGATGCGTTGTTTTTCTGGTTCGCTGTATTGCACTACTGCCCCACCGCCATGTCGAGGCTGTAAGGCAGCTAAGCCTTCAACATTGAAGCGACTGACCCACTTGCTGACCGTATCACCACAGCGTAATCCTACTAACTGCGCTGCACTCGTGTAATCAGCCCCAAGAGCCACGGCTAGAATCGCTTTGGCCCGCATGACACTAGCAGATGATTGGGATTGAGAACGGCTCAGTTTTTTCAAGTCGGTTTGTTCTTCATCACTTAACGGTCGCAAAGGTGCTTTTTTTTGCCGTGTCATCACAACCTGAAAAACTATGTATCTTCACTTTAATTGACCATCCTTTTTATGGCAACACTCATACCAAATGACTCACTAGTAGTCCCAGGAATGAACTTGCAACAACTAGCACTTGCTGGCAATGCTACCAAATGGCAACGGGTATTAGAGAGCCAGTATCCAGGTAGAAAACCGCTAGCCGACCCAAAAGCAAACTTTGAAGG from Chroococcidiopsis sp. SAG 2025 harbors:
- a CDS encoding helix-turn-helix domain-containing protein, which encodes MTRQKKAPLRPLSDEEQTDLKKLSRSQSQSSASVMRAKAILAVALGADYTSAAQLVGLRCGDTVSKWVSRFNVEGLAALQPRHGGGAVVQYSEPEKQRILSEFQRQPERQKEGTATWSVATLQRALRQAPDGLTQISTYTIWQVLKEAGYSWQKSRSWLKTGQVKRIRKGKLVVVTDPDTVAKKN